In Vibrio gangliei, a single window of DNA contains:
- the gdhA gene encoding NADP-specific glutamate dehydrogenase — MSHIHDTIVALQHSSPAQKEFYQAVEEVLTSLAPVIESNNKYKEQAIIQRIVEPERQIMFRVPWVDDAGNVQVNKGYRVEFNSALGPYKGGLRFHHSVNASIIKFLGFEQIFKNALTGLPIGGGKGGSNFDPKGKSDGEIMRFCQSFMNELYRHIGPVTDVPAGDIGVGAREIGYMFGQYKRLTGRYEGVLTGKSLLWGGSLVRKEATGYGTVYFAECMLNDRNDSLKGKTCLVSGAGNVAIYTIEKLYHMGATPVTCSDSRGTIYHEHGIDLQLLKQLKEVKRASLEEYLDTYPEAEYTPLGDYPNEGHAVWRYKADAAFPCATQNELTSNDALALIDNGCVLISEGANMPTTRDAANIIVDSEMAYGPAKAANAGGVATSQLEMAQNASMQNWTFEQVDSQLQTIMKNIFINANETSREFGQPGNLVLGANIAGFRRVADAMIEQGIV; from the coding sequence ATGTCACACATACACGATACTATTGTTGCTTTACAACACAGTAGCCCGGCTCAAAAAGAGTTTTACCAAGCCGTAGAAGAAGTATTAACTTCTCTCGCTCCAGTCATAGAAAGCAATAATAAATATAAAGAACAAGCGATTATCCAAAGAATCGTAGAACCAGAACGTCAAATCATGTTTCGAGTTCCTTGGGTCGATGACGCAGGGAATGTGCAAGTAAACAAAGGCTACCGCGTCGAGTTTAACTCCGCGTTAGGTCCATACAAAGGCGGACTGAGGTTCCATCATTCAGTGAACGCGAGCATCATAAAGTTCCTCGGCTTTGAACAGATTTTTAAAAACGCGCTTACTGGCCTTCCAATTGGTGGCGGAAAAGGCGGTTCAAATTTCGATCCTAAAGGAAAATCTGACGGTGAAATCATGCGATTTTGCCAATCATTTATGAACGAGTTATACCGCCACATTGGTCCCGTTACCGATGTTCCTGCTGGCGATATCGGCGTCGGTGCGCGTGAAATTGGTTATATGTTTGGTCAATATAAACGATTGACGGGCCGCTACGAAGGAGTACTTACAGGCAAGAGCCTTCTTTGGGGGGGCTCACTTGTTAGAAAAGAAGCAACGGGATACGGAACCGTATATTTTGCGGAATGCATGCTCAATGACCGTAATGATTCACTAAAAGGCAAAACTTGCCTCGTTTCTGGCGCAGGTAACGTCGCTATCTATACAATTGAAAAGCTATACCACATGGGAGCAACCCCAGTAACATGCAGCGATTCTAGAGGCACGATTTATCATGAACACGGTATTGATCTGCAGCTCCTCAAGCAACTAAAAGAAGTGAAAAGAGCAAGTTTAGAAGAGTATTTAGACACTTACCCTGAAGCAGAGTATACGCCGTTGGGTGACTATCCTAATGAAGGGCATGCTGTATGGCGATATAAAGCTGACGCCGCATTCCCTTGCGCGACCCAAAATGAACTGACGTCAAACGATGCTCTTGCTCTTATCGATAATGGGTGTGTTTTGATTAGTGAAGGCGCAAACATGCCAACCACTCGTGATGCGGCCAATATCATCGTGGATTCCGAAATGGCTTATGGGCCAGCGAAAGCAGCCAATGCAGGCGGCGTTGCAACCAGTCAGCTTGAAATGGCACAAAATGCCAGCATGCAAAACTGGACCTTCGAGCAAGTCGATAGCCAGTTGCAGACCATCATGAAAAACATCTTTATTAATGCAAATGAAACCAGTCGAGAGTTTGGTCAACCTGGTAATTTAGTTTTAGGCGCAAACATTGCCGGCTTTAGAAGAGTCGCTGATGCGATGATCGAGCAAGGCATCGTTTAG
- a CDS encoding S-(hydroxymethyl)glutathione dehydrogenase/class III alcohol dehydrogenase, with protein MTAQVIKSRAAVAWKAGEPLKMETVDVMPPQKGEVRVKIIATGVCHTDAFTLSGDDPEGVFPAILGHEGGGIVESVGEGVTSLKVGDHVIPLYTAECGECKFCTSGKTNLCSAVRETQGKGLMPDGTTRFSINGEPIFHYMGTSTFSEYTVLPEISLAKVNPEADLKEVCLLGCGVTTGMGAVANTAKVQEGDTVAIFGLGGIGLSAVIGAAMAKAGRIIAIDINESKFDLAKKLGATDVVNPKDFDKPIQEVIVEMTDGGVDYSFECVGNVHLMRSALECCHKGWGESIIIGVAGAGQEISTRPFQLVTGRVWKGSAFGGVKGRSELPDYVERYMKGEFKLNDFITHTMGLEDINTAFDLMHEGKSIRTVIHY; from the coding sequence ATGACAGCACAAGTAATTAAGTCACGCGCGGCCGTGGCATGGAAAGCCGGTGAACCTCTAAAAATGGAAACCGTGGATGTAATGCCACCACAGAAAGGTGAAGTTCGCGTGAAAATTATTGCCACTGGTGTGTGTCATACCGATGCATTTACGTTATCCGGTGATGATCCTGAAGGCGTTTTCCCAGCAATTTTAGGCCATGAAGGTGGCGGTATTGTTGAATCTGTTGGCGAAGGTGTGACTTCACTTAAAGTCGGCGATCACGTTATTCCACTTTACACTGCTGAATGTGGCGAATGTAAATTCTGTACTTCAGGTAAAACCAACTTGTGTTCAGCGGTACGTGAAACTCAAGGTAAAGGTTTGATGCCAGATGGTACGACACGATTTTCAATTAACGGTGAGCCAATTTTCCATTACATGGGCACGTCAACGTTTTCGGAATACACGGTTCTGCCAGAAATCTCACTCGCCAAAGTAAACCCTGAAGCGGATTTAAAAGAAGTGTGTCTACTGGGTTGTGGTGTGACTACCGGCATGGGCGCTGTGGCAAATACGGCCAAAGTACAAGAAGGCGACACTGTAGCGATCTTCGGTCTAGGCGGCATTGGTCTATCGGCGGTGATTGGCGCTGCGATGGCAAAAGCGGGCCGTATTATTGCTATCGACATTAATGAATCGAAATTTGATTTGGCCAAGAAACTAGGCGCAACTGATGTGGTGAATCCAAAAGATTTCGATAAGCCCATTCAAGAAGTGATCGTTGAAATGACTGACGGCGGCGTGGATTACTCATTTGAATGTGTCGGTAACGTACACCTAATGCGTTCAGCGCTAGAGTGTTGCCATAAAGGCTGGGGCGAGTCGATCATCATTGGTGTGGCTGGCGCAGGTCAAGAGATCTCAACTCGTCCTTTCCAACTAGTGACTGGCCGTGTATGGAAAGGCTCGGCATTCGGTGGCGTAAAAGGCCGTTCAGAATTGCCTGATTACGTAGAACGTTACATGAAAGGTGAATTCAAGCTGAATGATTTCATTACTCATACCATGGGCCTTGAAGACATCAATACTGCGTTTGATTTGATGCATGAGGGTAAGAGTATTCGTACTGTCATTCATTACTAA
- the cyoA gene encoding ubiquinol oxidase subunit II, protein MEASRYKNILSRGGMLAVPFLLSGCESALLDPKGIVGIQEKELIITALLLMLIVVIPVILMTVFFSYKYRSTNTDEKYDPEWAHSTKIEVVVWTIPIIIIAILGTITWRTTHELEQSKPLVSEVDHMTIEVVSLDWKWLFIYPEQHIATVNYVAFPKDVPVKFKVTSDNIMNSFFIPRLGSQIYAMPGMMTSVHLMANEANDYKGISASYSGEGFSGMKFTAHVTETRDEFNDWVKSVKNKQDALVMSDFDGYRELAKPSENVPVTYYSSVPEHLFADVVKQYKGSLNSGEESMSEGHHMDMAKH, encoded by the coding sequence ATGGAAGCCTCAAGATATAAAAACATCTTGTCACGTGGAGGAATGCTCGCCGTCCCTTTTCTGTTGTCTGGATGTGAATCTGCTTTGCTTGATCCTAAAGGGATCGTCGGCATTCAAGAAAAAGAACTGATCATCACAGCATTATTGTTGATGTTGATTGTTGTTATTCCTGTCATCCTAATGACGGTATTTTTTTCGTATAAATATCGTTCAACTAATACGGATGAAAAATACGATCCAGAATGGGCACATTCAACCAAAATTGAAGTGGTGGTGTGGACTATTCCTATCATCATTATTGCCATTTTAGGAACCATCACTTGGCGCACGACTCACGAATTAGAGCAATCTAAACCGCTTGTGAGCGAAGTCGACCATATGACGATTGAAGTCGTCTCTTTGGATTGGAAATGGTTGTTTATTTACCCTGAGCAACATATTGCGACGGTGAACTACGTAGCCTTCCCTAAAGATGTGCCAGTTAAGTTCAAAGTCACTTCAGACAACATTATGAATTCGTTCTTCATTCCTCGTTTGGGCAGCCAGATTTATGCGATGCCAGGCATGATGACCAGTGTGCATCTAATGGCAAATGAAGCGAATGATTATAAAGGCATTTCAGCCAGTTACAGTGGTGAAGGCTTCTCAGGCATGAAGTTCACCGCGCACGTCACCGAAACGCGTGATGAGTTTAATGACTGGGTGAAAAGCGTTAAGAACAAACAAGATGCCCTAGTGATGAGTGATTTCGATGGTTATCGTGAGCTTGCGAAACCAAGCGAAAACGTGCCAGTGACGTATTACTCAAGCGTTCCAGAGCATTTGTTTGCCGATGTGGTCAAGCAGTATAAGGGCTCTTTAAACTCAGGCGAAGAAAGCATGAGTGAAGGGCACCATATGGACATGGCAAAACATTAA
- a CDS encoding dihydrodipicolinate synthase family protein: MFFGLSAFPLTPLYNNSVDEAAFIGLIQRLVDTKVNSIDVLGSTGNYAYLTREELKRVAQIAVQHAENIQFSLWRWCIRYEGLP; encoded by the coding sequence ATGTTTTTTGGACTCTCCGCATTTCCCTTGACACCGCTATACAATAACTCTGTTGATGAAGCAGCCTTTATTGGTCTTATTCAACGTTTAGTTGATACTAAGGTCAATTCTATTGATGTATTAGGTTCTACTGGTAACTATGCCTACCTCACAAGAGAAGAGCTAAAACGAGTTGCGCAGATTGCAGTTCAACACGCGGAAAATATACAGTTCAGTCTCTGGCGATGGTGCATACGATACGAAGGGTTGCCATAA
- a CDS encoding ion transporter, protein MEQTTTFRHLQNAFKRIDNSKSFQWFVIAVIVISALTVGAHTYSLPPSMEYALNIMDIAITVFFLIELVIRYLASDGIRAFFKKGWNIFDTIIVIGSLYPAAGSTMFVARLLRIFRVLRLVSMVPELRVLVNALIKAIPQMGYIGLLMFVIFYIYAAVGSMLFADINPTLWSDVSISMLTLFRVATFEDWTDVMYETMQVYSLSWIYYLTFIFLTAFIFLNMMVGTILEVMSEEHKQLREERLSEEGDANQDKLATSQEIQALHQKLDQLQRALNNMKD, encoded by the coding sequence TTGGAACAGACAACGACATTCCGGCACTTACAAAATGCGTTTAAACGTATTGATAACAGCAAATCATTTCAGTGGTTTGTGATTGCGGTGATTGTCATTTCGGCGCTAACCGTCGGGGCGCATACGTATTCTTTGCCGCCTAGTATGGAATATGCGCTCAATATTATGGATATCGCGATCACGGTGTTCTTTCTTATTGAGTTGGTGATCCGCTATTTAGCCAGTGACGGTATTCGCGCTTTCTTTAAAAAAGGTTGGAATATCTTCGACACCATTATTGTGATTGGCAGCTTATACCCAGCGGCCGGCTCGACCATGTTTGTGGCGCGTTTGTTGCGTATTTTCCGTGTGCTGCGTTTAGTCTCTATGGTGCCGGAATTACGGGTGTTGGTGAACGCATTAATTAAAGCCATTCCGCAGATGGGTTACATTGGCTTGTTGATGTTTGTGATCTTCTACATTTACGCCGCAGTGGGCAGCATGTTGTTTGCGGATATCAACCCAACGCTGTGGAGTGATGTGTCGATTTCGATGCTGACCTTGTTCCGTGTGGCGACGTTTGAGGATTGGACCGATGTGATGTACGAAACCATGCAAGTGTATTCACTGAGCTGGATTTATTACCTCACGTTTATCTTCCTGACCGCTTTCATCTTTTTAAATATGATGGTGGGAACGATTTTGGAAGTGATGTCGGAAGAGCACAAGCAATTGCGAGAAGAGCGTTTGAGTGAGGAGGGCGATGCCAATCAAGACAAACTGGCGACGTCGCAAGAGATCCAAGCGCTGCATCAAAAATTGGATCAATTGCAACGCGCCCTCAATAATATGAAGGATTAA
- a CDS encoding mechanosensitive ion channel family protein: MYQNVLNWFEEIGIPLQQMLPVAKALGLIVIIAIIIHLLLHRGLLRWIKNRANVSGGIWRSIVANENLFSRLALLIQGSVIGIQAKLWLSQESFIREAIMTVVALWVVIYALLVVFSILDVIERAVSRTQAGKNMPIRGIMQSLKIIFFVVAALLITSILIGKSPVILLSGLGAMTAVIMLVFKDPILGLVAGVQLSANKMLSVGDWLEMPKYGADGDVIDISLTTVKVQNWDKTITTIPTYALISDSFKNWKGMQNSGGRRIKRSVLIDATSVHFLKKEEIDYLTKAKLLKPYLLNKVEELAEYNSSNDFDHECGINGRKLTNLGSFRAYLEHYLSAHPRIHNEMTLMVRQMSPTHEGIPLEVYCFTNTTVWLEYESIQSDIFDHIYAVLPEFDLRVSQAPTGNDFRQWQAHS; encoded by the coding sequence ATGTATCAGAATGTACTAAATTGGTTTGAGGAGATTGGTATCCCCTTACAACAAATGCTTCCGGTGGCGAAAGCACTGGGTCTTATTGTCATTATCGCGATTATTATTCATTTACTCCTTCATCGAGGATTATTGAGATGGATTAAAAATCGCGCCAATGTATCTGGTGGGATCTGGCGAAGTATCGTTGCCAATGAAAATTTATTTAGCCGTTTGGCCTTGTTAATTCAAGGTTCGGTCATCGGTATTCAAGCTAAATTATGGCTCTCTCAAGAAAGCTTTATCCGAGAAGCGATCATGACAGTCGTTGCCTTGTGGGTCGTGATTTATGCCTTGCTGGTGGTGTTTTCAATTTTAGATGTTATTGAACGGGCGGTAAGTCGTACCCAAGCCGGTAAAAATATGCCAATACGTGGTATTATGCAAAGCTTGAAGATCATCTTCTTTGTTGTCGCAGCACTGCTTATTACTTCGATTTTAATTGGTAAATCACCAGTCATTTTATTAAGTGGTTTAGGTGCGATGACAGCCGTCATCATGTTGGTCTTTAAAGATCCAATATTAGGCTTAGTGGCAGGGGTTCAATTATCCGCTAATAAAATGTTAAGTGTGGGCGATTGGCTTGAAATGCCGAAATATGGCGCAGATGGTGATGTGATTGATATCAGTTTAACCACGGTAAAAGTACAAAACTGGGATAAAACTATTACGACTATTCCAACTTATGCTTTAATTTCGGACTCGTTTAAAAACTGGAAAGGAATGCAAAACTCTGGGGGCCGCCGTATTAAACGCAGCGTGCTTATTGATGCTACTAGTGTCCATTTTCTTAAAAAAGAAGAAATCGATTATTTAACCAAAGCAAAATTATTAAAACCTTATTTACTCAATAAAGTGGAAGAGTTAGCGGAATATAATTCCAGCAATGATTTTGACCATGAGTGTGGCATCAATGGCCGGAAATTAACGAACTTGGGCAGCTTTAGAGCGTATTTAGAACATTATCTTTCTGCGCATCCACGCATTCACAATGAAATGACGCTAATGGTTCGTCAAATGAGCCCGACCCATGAAGGGATCCCGTTAGAGGTGTATTGCTTTACCAATACTACGGTTTGGTTAGAGTATGAGTCGATTCAATCGGATATTTTTGATCATATTTATGCGGTATTGCCGGAATTTGATCTCCGAGTATCGCAAGCGCCAACCGGTAATGACTTTCGTCAATGGCAAGCGCATTCGTAA
- the fghA gene encoding S-formylglutathione hydrolase: protein MKQLNSNKSFGGYQQQFEHESTVLNCTMRFSIFMPPQAADEKVPVLYWLSGLTCTDENFVQKAGAQRLAAELGIAIVAPDTSPRGDDVADDEAYDLGKGAGFYLNATQEPWAKHYQMYDYIAYELPALIEANFAVNDKRSISGHSMGGHGALTIGLRNSPRFKSISAFSPIVSPLHCPWGHKALTAYLGDDQALWVKYDAVELMKKIKGDEAYLPPIKMDQGLADNFLEDQLKPHLLENAANDVGYPFEINVHSGYDHSYFFIASFIDEHLKFHAQYLK from the coding sequence ATGAAACAACTCAATTCAAATAAATCGTTTGGTGGTTATCAACAGCAATTTGAGCATGAATCTACTGTGCTCAATTGCACCATGCGCTTTTCGATTTTTATGCCGCCGCAAGCCGCTGATGAGAAAGTGCCGGTGTTGTACTGGTTATCGGGCTTAACTTGCACCGATGAAAACTTTGTGCAAAAAGCCGGTGCGCAGCGATTGGCGGCGGAATTAGGTATCGCGATTGTTGCGCCAGATACGAGTCCGCGTGGTGATGATGTGGCTGATGATGAAGCCTATGATCTAGGTAAAGGGGCAGGCTTTTACCTTAATGCCACCCAAGAGCCTTGGGCTAAGCATTATCAAATGTACGATTACATTGCTTACGAGCTACCAGCCTTGATTGAAGCAAACTTTGCTGTTAATGATAAGCGTTCGATCTCAGGTCACTCGATGGGCGGGCATGGCGCGTTAACCATTGGCTTACGCAATAGTCCGCGCTTTAAATCGATTTCCGCTTTCAGCCCGATTGTGAGCCCATTGCATTGCCCGTGGGGACACAAGGCATTAACCGCTTATCTTGGTGATGACCAAGCTTTGTGGGTTAAATACGATGCGGTTGAGCTGATGAAAAAAATCAAAGGAGACGAAGCGTATTTGCCGCCGATCAAAATGGATCAAGGTCTTGCCGATAACTTCTTAGAAGATCAATTAAAACCGCACTTATTGGAAAATGCCGCTAATGATGTGGGGTATCCATTTGAAATCAATGTCCACTCTGGTTACGACCATAGCTATTTTTTCATCGCCAGTTTCATAGATGAGCATTTGAAGTTTCATGCTCAGTATTTGAAATAA
- a CDS encoding IS4 family transposase yields MQLTTALSLANSYASNTEQLGQLSDILCPDFINQCLETSGVATVRKRRIPLDMAVWSVIAMSLYRQEPLWSIVSKAQLALPGKRALVAPSAIVQARQRLGEQAVKEVFVQSQKLWNEVAQHPTWAGLKLLAVDGVVWRTPDSDENRNTFQAPSNQNSEGAFPQVRMVCQMEVTSHMLIASAFDSYKTNEMVLAEQLIDTTPDNSLTLFDRGFFSLGLLNRWASTGVERHWLMPMKKGTQYTIISKLGRNDRIVRLQSSPQARKKFSDLPESVTVRLITKTIKGKEVNILTSMTDALRYPSAEIADLYSHRWEIEVGYREMKSSLLKNQFTLRSKKPEMVRQELWGLLLSYNIIRYQMISMAKQIPGLHPNQLSFTTSANAIIHLIHSFWLESAGTIPKRINHLLEEAHHHVLPVKREDRMYPRAIKPKAKKYPNKKNASQLN; encoded by the coding sequence TTGCAATTAACGACAGCCCTCTCACTCGCCAATAGCTATGCTTCAAATACAGAGCAACTAGGACAACTTAGTGACATCCTGTGCCCAGACTTCATTAATCAATGTCTTGAAACGTCGGGGGTAGCAACGGTTCGAAAGCGCAGAATCCCTCTTGATATGGCGGTTTGGTCTGTGATTGCTATGTCTCTCTATCGACAAGAACCTCTGTGGAGTATCGTTTCCAAAGCTCAATTGGCTCTGCCTGGAAAACGAGCGCTTGTCGCTCCTAGCGCCATCGTTCAGGCGAGACAGAGACTTGGTGAGCAGGCAGTGAAAGAAGTTTTTGTTCAAAGTCAGAAGCTGTGGAATGAAGTGGCTCAACATCCTACTTGGGCTGGCTTAAAGCTTCTTGCTGTCGATGGCGTGGTATGGCGAACACCGGACAGCGATGAAAATAGGAATACCTTTCAAGCCCCCTCGAACCAAAATAGCGAAGGCGCCTTCCCTCAAGTTCGTATGGTGTGCCAGATGGAAGTGACAAGTCATATGCTGATTGCAAGTGCATTCGATAGCTACAAAACCAATGAAATGGTATTGGCTGAACAACTCATCGACACGACACCAGATAATAGCTTAACCCTGTTTGATAGAGGCTTTTTCTCACTAGGTCTACTCAATCGCTGGGCATCGACAGGCGTTGAGCGCCATTGGTTAATGCCAATGAAGAAAGGTACGCAGTATACGATAATCAGTAAGCTTGGCAGGAATGATAGAATAGTCCGCTTGCAGTCTAGCCCTCAAGCCAGAAAGAAGTTCTCGGATTTACCAGAGTCAGTGACGGTTAGGCTCATAACCAAAACGATTAAGGGAAAAGAGGTCAATATCCTCACGTCGATGACCGATGCTTTGCGCTACCCTAGCGCAGAAATCGCTGACCTATACAGCCATCGATGGGAAATTGAGGTTGGTTATAGAGAAATGAAGTCATCGCTACTTAAGAACCAATTTACCTTACGCAGTAAAAAACCTGAGATGGTCCGTCAAGAGCTATGGGGGTTGCTACTGAGCTACAATATCATCCGTTATCAGATGATAAGTATGGCGAAACAAATCCCGGGGCTACACCCGAATCAGCTGAGCTTCACGACAAGCGCGAATGCCATTATCCACCTAATCCACAGCTTCTGGCTCGAGTCGGCTGGGACGATACCGAAACGAATAAATCACTTGCTTGAAGAAGCTCACCACCATGTTCTTCCTGTTAAGCGGGAAGATAGAATGTACCCTAGAGCGATAAAGCCCAAAGCGAAGAAGTACCCTAATAAAAAGAATGCCAGTCAGCTTAATTGA
- a CDS encoding Gfo/Idh/MocA family oxidoreductase, whose protein sequence is MMKLGFIGFGKSTNRYHMPFIDAANKFEVTGYYTRGTRQFEMLYPNLNGEIQRFDDVQSLLASPVELIVITTPASSHYSYAKQAIEAGKHVIVEKPFCDTVEQAKELFQLAKQRNVRITPYQNRRYDSDFLTIKNLLARQDIGKVMEIESNHTHYRTDGANQRGNQYDGSVYGHAVHFLDQIVSLYGEPDDVIYDIANQKNYYIGEGLSYQMTNEAETSIPEDHYDIKLVYGNLRIRVRFSQLIVKEPPRWIVNATNATVEKYQIDQQERDLKQGIFLDNPNFGQDTAQGTCTIYFHDHHELIAPIHQHYTQFYLDTYQAIREGTEMPVTEQQALIVMNIMETIVSGRLYQKLN, encoded by the coding sequence ATGATGAAACTGGGTTTTATTGGCTTTGGGAAAAGCACCAACCGCTATCATATGCCTTTTATAGATGCGGCAAACAAGTTTGAAGTAACAGGGTATTACACACGAGGCACTCGACAATTTGAGATGCTCTACCCCAACCTAAATGGCGAGATTCAGCGTTTCGATGATGTGCAATCGCTACTCGCTAGCCCAGTTGAGCTAATTGTCATTACCACTCCAGCCAGCAGTCATTACTCATACGCCAAGCAAGCCATCGAAGCTGGCAAACATGTGATTGTTGAAAAACCATTTTGCGATACGGTTGAGCAAGCGAAAGAATTATTCCAGTTAGCCAAGCAACGAAATGTACGAATCACTCCGTATCAAAACCGACGCTATGACAGTGACTTTCTTACGATAAAAAACCTGTTAGCTCGCCAAGATATCGGCAAAGTGATGGAAATTGAGTCCAACCATACTCACTACCGAACCGACGGAGCTAATCAAAGAGGCAATCAATACGATGGCAGTGTTTATGGTCATGCGGTGCATTTTCTCGATCAAATCGTATCGTTATACGGCGAGCCAGATGATGTGATTTATGATATTGCTAACCAAAAGAATTACTACATTGGCGAAGGACTTAGCTATCAAATGACCAATGAGGCCGAGACAAGTATTCCAGAAGATCACTATGATATTAAATTGGTTTACGGCAACTTGAGAATTCGCGTGCGCTTTTCACAACTTATCGTCAAAGAGCCGCCACGCTGGATAGTTAATGCCACTAACGCCACCGTTGAAAAGTATCAAATCGACCAACAAGAGCGCGACTTAAAGCAAGGCATTTTCCTTGATAATCCGAACTTCGGCCAAGATACCGCTCAAGGCACTTGCACGATTTACTTTCACGATCACCATGAGCTCATCGCTCCCATCCACCAGCATTACACCCAATTTTACCTTGATACTTATCAAGCGATTCGTGAAGGCACCGAAATGCCAGTCACAGAACAACAAGCCTTGATCGTGATGAATATTATGGAGACGATTGTTAGTGGGAGGTTGTATCAGAAGTTAAATTGA
- a CDS encoding LysR substrate-binding domain-containing protein — MHWQGVSEFVAVAETGSFTLAAKQLNISTAQVSRQVNQLEKRLAIRLFYRTTRQVKLTDLGQQYFEQCREILDQLAEAERSVTSLNHSPQGQLKISVPIAYGESHVAPLINDFYLAYPDLNIELWLTNQVVDLTEEKVDLAIRLGPLEDSSMMAKKLRSRQQFLCASPKYLRQWGEPENLSDLKRHNCLVGTLDYWRFHNRKLSIKGSLKCNNGYALLDAALKGIGIVQLPDYYVKSYIESGQLVSLLESSQPKNDGVWAVYPHNHHLSTKVRLLLDYLDKHLPI; from the coding sequence ATGCATTGGCAGGGAGTTTCAGAATTTGTCGCGGTAGCCGAAACTGGCAGCTTCACCTTAGCCGCCAAACAACTCAATATTTCTACCGCGCAAGTCAGCCGACAGGTCAATCAGTTGGAAAAACGCCTCGCGATTCGTTTGTTTTATCGCACCACCCGTCAAGTCAAACTCACAGATCTTGGTCAACAATATTTTGAACAATGCCGTGAGATATTAGATCAATTAGCCGAAGCGGAACGCTCTGTCACCAGTTTGAACCACAGCCCGCAAGGTCAACTTAAAATTTCAGTGCCGATTGCATACGGTGAAAGCCATGTCGCACCGCTGATCAATGATTTCTACCTGGCTTACCCCGATCTCAATATTGAATTATGGCTCACTAACCAGGTGGTGGATCTCACTGAAGAAAAAGTCGATTTAGCCATTCGCTTAGGCCCGTTAGAAGACTCCAGCATGATGGCAAAAAAACTGCGTTCACGTCAGCAGTTCCTGTGCGCATCACCTAAATATCTACGTCAATGGGGCGAGCCTGAAAATTTAAGTGACTTAAAACGTCACAATTGTTTGGTGGGTACGCTAGATTACTGGCGCTTTCATAATCGCAAGCTCAGCATTAAAGGCTCGCTAAAATGCAATAACGGCTATGCGCTATTGGATGCTGCATTAAAAGGCATTGGGATTGTGCAACTGCCCGATTATTACGTGAAGAGCTATATCGAATCAGGTCAGCTGGTCTCATTACTCGAATCATCACAACCAAAAAATGATGGCGTGTGGGCGGTTTACCCTCACAACCATCATTTATCGACTAAGGTCAGATTATTGCTCGATTATCTCGACAAGCATTTACCGATATAA